AATTTGTTCACATATTTGTTGTCCCAGAAAAATACAAGAATTGCCCCATCTTTTTTTCTACTAATATAGTAACCAAACTTAAATAATTTTAACCGAATATATGAACAAAACTGCTCAATCAGTATGGGAAAACTGTTTATCTTTCATAAAAGATAATATTCAAGACCAAGCCTACAAAACTTGGTTTGAACCAATCAAGTCAGTTGAGCTTACCGATAACGCATTATATATTCAAGTACCAAGTAAATTTTTCTACGAATGGTTAGAAGAACATTACGTTAAATTATTAAAAGTTGCGTTGACCAAAGAACTTGGAAAAAACGCAAAGTTACTTTATAAAATTAAAATGGAGAATACTTACGGTAATAAACAACCGTATACGGAACAACTACCTTCTGCCAACAGAGCGCAAATGAAACCGCAAGATGTTGATGCTCCATTAAAAAATTTAAACCCTGAACTTAAAAATCCGTTTGTAATTCCTGGAATTCGTAATTTAAAAATCGAATCCCAGTTGAATGCCAACTATAGCTTTGACAATTTCTTAGAAGGAGATTCTAATCGATTGGCTCGTTCTGCAGGTATGGCAGTTGCAAACAAACCTGGTGGAACTTCTTTCAATCCATTGTTAATCTTTGGAGGAGTTGGTTTAGGAAAAACACACTTAGCGCACGCTATTGGTGTTGAAATTAAAGACAAATACCCAGAAAAAACAGTTTTATATATTTCAGCTGAAATTTTCACCCAACAATATATCGATTCTGTAAAGAAAAATACTCGAAATGATTTTATTCATTTCTACCAATTGATTGATGTATTAATCATTGACGACGTTCAATTCCTTTCTGGAAAATCAGGAACGCAAGATGTATTCTTCCATATTTTCAATTACTTACATCAAAATGGTAAACAAGTGATCTTGACTTCTGACAAGGCACCTGTTGACATGCAAGATATTGAACAACGTTTGTTGTCTCGTTTCAAATGGGGATTGTCTGCTGAATTGCACCAACCCGATTACGAAACTAGAGTGTCTATTTTGAAAAATATTCTGTATCGTGACGGTGTTGAAATGCCTGAAGAAATCATTGAATATGTGGCTCGCAATATCAAAACGAATGTTAGAGAATTAGAGGGTGCTATCATTTCTTTAATTGCTCAATCTTCTTTCAACAAAAAAGAAGTGACTATCGAATTAGCGAAAAGCATCGTAGAGAAATTCGTTAAGAATGTCAAACGCGAAATCTCCATCGACTACATACAAAAAATTGTTTCCGATTACTTCCAATTGGATTTAGAAACATTACAATCCAAAACTAGAAAAAGACACGTGGTTCAAGCAAGACAATTAGCGATGTTTTTTGCTAAGAAATTTACCAAAGCTTCTCTAGCCAATATTGGATCTCAAATTGGAGATCGCGATCACGCTACAGTATTACACGCTTGTAAGACCGTTGATAACCTAGTTTCTACTGACAAACAATTCAAAAAGTTTGTTGAAGACATCCACAAAAAATTAACTTTATAGACAGCAAATGTCCGTAAAAATCCTAATGGTATGTTTGGGTAATATTTGTCGGTCACCTTTGGCCGAAGGAATATTAGCCTCAAAATTATCTCAAAACACATTTCATGTTGATTCTGCAGGAACAGGTTCATGGCATATTGGCCAATCTCCTGACGAACGCTCTATTGCCGTAGCCCAAAAAAACGGCCTTGATATTTCTAAACAAAAAGGAAGACAATTCAGCAGTGCTGATTTTGATACTTTTGATTACATTTTTGTAATGGACAGATCCAATTATGACAATGTTATCGCTTTGGCGGAAACTCACGAACATAAACAAAAAGTAAAACTCATCATGAATGAGTTAACGCCAAATCAAAACCAAGACGTGCCCGATCCTTATTTTGGAATGCATAACGGTT
This sequence is a window from Flavobacterium ammoniigenes. Protein-coding genes within it:
- the dnaA gene encoding chromosomal replication initiator protein DnaA, giving the protein MNKTAQSVWENCLSFIKDNIQDQAYKTWFEPIKSVELTDNALYIQVPSKFFYEWLEEHYVKLLKVALTKELGKNAKLLYKIKMENTYGNKQPYTEQLPSANRAQMKPQDVDAPLKNLNPELKNPFVIPGIRNLKIESQLNANYSFDNFLEGDSNRLARSAGMAVANKPGGTSFNPLLIFGGVGLGKTHLAHAIGVEIKDKYPEKTVLYISAEIFTQQYIDSVKKNTRNDFIHFYQLIDVLIIDDVQFLSGKSGTQDVFFHIFNYLHQNGKQVILTSDKAPVDMQDIEQRLLSRFKWGLSAELHQPDYETRVSILKNILYRDGVEMPEEIIEYVARNIKTNVRELEGAIISLIAQSSFNKKEVTIELAKSIVEKFVKNVKREISIDYIQKIVSDYFQLDLETLQSKTRKRHVVQARQLAMFFAKKFTKASLANIGSQIGDRDHATVLHACKTVDNLVSTDKQFKKFVEDIHKKLTL
- a CDS encoding low molecular weight protein-tyrosine-phosphatase yields the protein MSVKILMVCLGNICRSPLAEGILASKLSQNTFHVDSAGTGSWHIGQSPDERSIAVAQKNGLDISKQKGRQFSSADFDTFDYIFVMDRSNYDNVIALAETHEHKQKVKLIMNELTPNQNQDVPDPYFGMHNGFDIVYAMLDKACEVIAHNLIAKHQ